CTATTCTTATTGCTAAAGCTAAAGAAGTTCGTGACGATGGCTCGATTGTTGAAATCGTGATTTGGGAACTTCCCCAGCCTCTACTGCCATCAATGCATAGCTACAAGTACCGACTTTACTACGGTGCTTCTGGCATTTGTCGAGTTCGTTATGACAATGAGCGCGGTAAAGGTGACCACCGCCATTATGGCGATCGCGAAGAAGCTTATAACTTCATCACACTTGAGCAACTACTGGCAGATTTCGAGCAAGATGTGAACGGATGGAGTAACCCATGAAAGCAATTATTGAACTAAGTCATAAAGGCTCGATCTTTGGAGCAGTTAAACAGCAAATCATTAACTCTCGGCAAGGACAATCACCTGACTACTACTTAAGCTTCGAGTCTGCCCGCGCCTTATTTTCTGAATTGACTCCAGCCCGCCTCGACTTGCTTGACACCCTGCGTCGCATGGGCGCTAGTAGCATGGATGCTCTTGCCAAAAACTCTGCTCGCAACTACTCAAACGTTAATACCGATGTATCTCGACTACTGGAACTAGGACTGATCGAACGTGCTGAAGATGGCATGGTTTG
This genomic stretch from Pseudanabaena galeata CCNP1313 harbors:
- a CDS encoding HVO_A0114 family putative DNA-binding protein, giving the protein MKAIIELSHKGSIFGAVKQQIINSRQGQSPDYYLSFESARALFSELTPARLDLLDTLRRMGASSMDALAKNSARNYSNVNTDVSRLLELGLIERAEDGMVCVPFEAIEIRFPLAQVD
- a CDS encoding toxin-antitoxin system TumE family protein; the protein is MSAILIAKAKEVRDDGSIVEIVIWELPQPLLPSMHSYKYRLYYGASGICRVRYDNERGKGDHRHYGDREEAYNFITLEQLLADFEQDVNGWSNP